DNA from Synechococcus elongatus PCC 6301:
CATGGTGCTTTCAACGTCAGCTAACTTCACAGGAACCTCCCACGGTCGTACCAATGTCTTCACCTTGCACGGCACGGCGAATATTGCCTTCACCAAACAGGTCAAAGACCACAATCGGAATACTATTATCTTTGCAAAGTGCGATCGCCGTACTGTCCATCACGCCCAGTTCGTGATTGAGGACGTAGTTGTAGTTCAGCGTTGTGAAGCGTCGCGCTTGCGGGTTGAGTTTCGGGTCAGAATCGTAGACCCCATCCACTTTGGTGGCTTTGAAGACCACATCGGCATTGATCTCCGCTGCCCGCAAGGCTGCCGTCGTATCGGTGGTGAAGAAGGGATTACCGGTACCGGAACCAAAGATCACGACGCGACCTTTTTCTAAGTGCCGAATAGCACGGCGGCGGATGTAGGGTTCTGCCACCTCTTGCATCGCGATCGCGGTTTGTACCCGCGTCGGCACTTGGAGCTGCTCTAGCGCATCCTGCAGGGTGATGGCATTCATCACCGTAGCAATCATGCCCACGTAGTCTGCCGTCGCCCGCTCCATGCCCGCAGCTGCGCCTTTGATGCCGCGGAAGATATTGCCGCCACCGACGACGATCGCGACTTGAAAACCGTCTTGAACGACAGTGGCAATTTCCTGAGCAATCCGCTGCACGACAGCGGGGTCGATGCCATAGCTCGCGTCGCCCATTAGGGCTTCGCCACTCAGTTTGAGAAGAACGCGTTTATAGGCCATGCCCACACTTGACTGGGGTCGATGCCTCACCAGCCCCACTAACGATAGCAGTCACTGCGATCGCAACTAAAGCCAGAGATGTGAGGAGGGGATCCGGCCTTTGGTAGACTCAACTGTTGGAATCCCCAGAAGCAATCATCCGTAAGGAGTCAGGACGGCGTGGAGAAGACGATCGGTCTCGAGATTATTGAAGTTGTCGAGCAGGCAGCGATCGCCTCGGCCCGCCTGATGGGCAAAGGCGAAAAGAATGAAGCCGATCGCGTCGCAGTAGAAGCGATGCGGGTGCGGATGAACCAAGTGGAAATGCTGGGCCGCATCGTCATCGGTGAAGGCGAGCGCGACGAAGCACCGATGCTCTATATCGGTGAAGAAGTGGGCATCTACCGCGATGCAGACAAGCGGGCTGGCGTACCGGCTGGCAAGCTGGTGGAAATCGACATCGCCGTTGACCCCTGCGAAGGCACCAACCTCTGCGCCTACGGTCAGCCCGGCTCGATGGCAGTTTTGGCCATCTCCGAGAAAGGCGGCCTGTTTGCAGCTCCCGACTTCTACATGAAGAAACTGGCTGCACCCCCAGCTGCCAAAGGCAAAGTAGACATCAATAAGTCCGCGACCGAAAACCTGAAAATTCTCTCGGAATGTCTCGATCGCGCCATCGATGAATTGGTGGTCGTGGTCATGGATCGTCCCCGCCACAAAGAGCTAATCCAAGAGATCCGCCAAGCGGGTGCCCGCGTCCGTCTGATCAGCGATGGTGACGTTTCGGCCGCGATCTCCTGCGGTTTTGCTGGCACCAACACCCACGCCCTGATGGGCATCGGTGCAGCTCCCGAGGGTGTGATTTCGGCAGCAGCAATGCGTTGCCTCGGCGGTCACTTCCAAGGCCAGCTGATCTACGACCCAGAAGTGGTCAAAACCGGCCTGATCGGTGAAAGCCGTGAGAGCAACATCGCTCGCCTGCAAGAAATGGGCATCACCGATCCCGATCGCGTCTACGACGCCAACGAACTGGCTTCGGGTCAAGAAGTGCTGTTTGCGGCTTGCGGTATCACCCCGGGCTTGCTGATGGAAGGCGTGCGCTTCTTCAAAGGCGGCGCTCGCACCCAGAGCTTGGTGATCTCCAGCCAGTCACGGACGGCTCGCTTCGTTGACACCGTTCACATGTTCGACGATGTCAAAACGGTTAGCCTCCGTTAATTCCTGATCCCAAATGGCGGCCGGAGCGGTAGAACGGGTATAGCTCGATCGCTTCGGTCGTTGTTTTTCAGCGAATCCATTTGCGATCGCTTTTCAAACCCTTTTTTCGTCAACCTTCTTTAAACGCCCTCATGCATCTCGCAGTTGTCGGCCTCAGCCATCGGACAGCACCGGTTGCCGTGCGCGAGAAGCTGAGCATCCCTGAACAGCAAGTTGAAGCCGCGATTCAGCAGCTGAAAAGCTACCCACACATCGAAGAGGTGGCGATCCTCAGCACCTGCAACCGCCTCGAGATCTACTGTGTCACCCGTGCTACTGAGCCCGGCGTGCGCGAAATCACCCAATTTTTGTCTGAGCACAGCCATCTGCCCTTAGGGGAGTTGCGGCCTCACCTGTTTGTCTTACTCCATCAAGACGCCGTCATGCACCTGATGCGGGTGGCGGCAGGCCTCGACAGTTTGGTGCTGGGCGAAGGCCAGATTCTGTCCCAAGTCAAAACCATGTACAAGCTGGGGCAGCAGTACGAGGGCGTCGGTCGCATCCTCAATCGTCTGCTCAAACAGGCCGTCACCGCTGGCAAGCGTGTCCGCACGGAAACCAGCATTGGCACCGGCGCAGTCTCGATCAGTTCGGCAGCGGTGGAACTAGCGCAGCTCAAGGTCATTGCACGGGACGATCGCAGCGACGGCAACCTTGCGGGTCAGCGAGTGCTGATCCTGGGGGCAGGCAAGATGTCGCGTCTCCTCGTTCAACACCTAATTGCAAAAGGGGCTGACACGATTCAGATCCTCAACCGCACCTTGGGTCGGGCGGAAGAACTAGCCAAACAATACGGCGGTGATCTCCAGATTCAGGTTGGTCTGCTCTCGGGCTTGATGAATGCGATCGTGGAAGCAGACATCGTCTTCACCAGCACTTCAGCGACGGATCCCATCCTCGATCGCGCCAAGCTGGAGATGGTGCTGGCCCCTGAACAGCGGCTGATGCTGATCGATATTGCCGTGCCGCGTAACGTAGCTGCGGATGTGGTGGAACTGACGAGCGTTGAGTCCTACAACGTTGATGACCTACGCGAGGTCGTCGCCCAAAACCAAGAGAGCCGCCGCAAGCTAGCGGAAGAAGCAGAAGCCCTGTTGGAAGAAGAGGTCGATGCCTTCGATAACTGGTGGCAGTCTCTGGATACGGTGCCAACGATCAACTGCCTGCGCGACAAGATTGAGATGATTCGCGAGCAGGAACTCGAGAAAGCGCTGTCGCGGCTGGGCACGGAGTTTGGCGACAAACATCAAGCGGTGGTGGAAGCCCTGACTCGTGGCATCGTCAACAAAATCCTGCATGACCCGATGGTGCAGCTGCGATCGCAACAGGATATCGAAGCCCGCCGCCGGGCCGTCGATGCCCTGCAAATGCTGTTCAATCTCGATCCACAAGGACAGTTGAGTAGCTGATGGTCGTTGAATGGCTGAAATTTGCAGTTCCAGCGACTGAGCAAGCGGCGTTCCTAGCTGCCGATGCGGCGGTTTGGACGCCCCTCCTGAGCCGCTATCCGGGCTATTTGCGCAAGGAAGTTTGGCAAGATCCCAGCGATCGCGATCACCTAGTGATGGTCATTCACTGGCAAAGTCGCGAGCAATGGAAAAGTATCCCTGAAGATGTGTTGATCGAGGGCGATCGCCGCTTTCAGGCTCAACTCGGGCGTGAGTATCCGCTCGTGGAAGCGCAGGAATTTGCGATCGTTCCCCAGCCTGAGATCTGATGCAATCTGCGATCGCTGAACTCAACACCGATCGCCTCCGCCTGCGAGCTTGGCAAGAAAGCGATCGCGAACCCTTTGCGGTGCTCAATGCCGATCCAGGGGTGATGGAGCATTTCCCTGCCTGTCTGAGTCGGGCTGAAAGTGATGACCTCGTCGATCGCATCGAAGCGCATTGGCAGCAGTGGGGGTTTGGCCTCTGGGCAGTTGAACAAAAGAGCGATCGCGCCTTCATTGGGTTTATTGGCCTCAAGACTGTGCCCTTTGAAGCAGACTTCACACCAGCGGTGGAGATTGCTTGGCGGTTGGCGCAACCCTACTGGGGGCAAGGATTCGCTTCCGAAGGAGCGAAGGCTACTTTGCAATTTGGCTTTGAGCAGCTTCAGCTCGACACGATTGTTAGCTTCACCGCCGTCTGTAACCAGCGATCGCAACGGCTGATGCAACGGTTAGGGCTGCAGCAGGTGGGGACGTTCGAACATCCCGCCTTACCCGAGGGCGATCGCCTGCGGACACATGTCTTGTATCGGGGCGATCGCCAGCAATGGCAGGCTGGCCTTCTAGGCTAGAGAGAGACGATCAGCCAGAAACCAATGCGCGTTTTAGTTGTGGGTGCTACCGGCCGGACGGGGCGATGTGTTGTCGAAACGGCGATCGCAGCCGGACATTCAGTACGAGCGCTGGTGCGCAGTGCGAATCCCCAACCACCTTTGCCTGAGGGTGTGGAACTGGTAGTGGGTGATCTCAGCGATCGCGCCAGTTTGGAAGCAGCGTTAGCCGGTATGGACGCCGTGATCTCGGCCGCTGGGGCTACGCCTAACCTCGATCCCCTCGGCCCCTTCAAGGTTGACTATCTGGGAACAACTCAGCTGATTGATCTGGCCGGTGCTGCCGGTATTCAGCGTTTTGTCTTGGTCAGCTCGCTCTGTGTGTCGCGGCTGCTGCACCCGCTCAACCTGTTTTGGTTAGTGCTGTTCTGGAAGCGTCGTGCTGAGCGCTATCTCCAATCCAGCGGTCTGTCTTACACAATCGTGCGACCAGGTGGTCTGCGCAGCGATCGCACAAGGGTGCCGCTCAAACTAACCGGCCCCGATGAGTTGTTTGATGGCAGCCTCCCACGGTTGCAGGTTGCAGAAGTGGCGGTCGAAGCTTTGATCAACCCCGCTGCCGCCAACCGGATCGTCGAAATTGTGGGGGATTCCAGCCTGCCGGAGCGATCGCCCGCTGAACTCCTTAGCGCCTGATCCACCACGATGGACAAACGTCACCTTTTGGGGCTGGCAATCGGCGGTATCGCGATCGCAGGTCTGGCCTACTGGCTGGGCTCTGAACTCCTGCGCGAACTCACTCAGGCGGAAGTCTATCCAGGGCCTTGGCAAACCCAACCGCTGGCAGAGTTGGACAGCAGCTTGAGCAGCCACAACGTTCCCAACTGCCAACCCTATCGGTATCGCACCAACCAACTCGACCCCGAAATTGGGGAATATCTTGTCGCTTGCCCCACCCTAGCAGGACAACAACCGCAGGCTTATTTAGTGCTGCTGCCGCTGCAAAAAGTCGTCAGCGGTCCCTTTCCGCTTGATCCATCTCTCGCCAATGCACCTTAGCCACGCAGCCTTGGCCACCAGACTGGCGATTTCCCACCAGGAATGACGGATCAGCCTTGTCCTCGGGGTATTCCAAGAAAGTTCGCTGAGGATGAAAGCATGGATGCGAGTTTGCTGCTGCGTCAGATCACCACAGGCTATTGGGGATCGCAGGCACTGTACGTTGCAGCGAAGCTGGGCATTGCAGATCAACTGGTGAACGGGCCGCGCTCTTGTGAAGATCTGGCGATCGTCGTGGGAGCCAAGCCCGAGGTCTTGTATCGATTACTGCGAGCTCTAGCCAGTCTAGGCATTTTCACTGAGGTCAGCGATCGCCAGTTTGCGTTGACGCCTGCGGCAGAACTGCTGCGATCGGGCACGGCTGGATCCCTGCGGAATCTGGTGATGATGTTCGGCGAAGAGCACTACGTGGCTTGGGGCGAGCTGCTCCACAGCATCCAAACCGGTGAGAATGCCTTCGAGCATCACTATGGTGCGCCGGTGTTTGCCTACTATGCTCAGCACCCAGCTTCCGCCGACATTTTCAACGGGGCGATGTCGGATATGTCTCGCCCAGATACAGCCGCCGTACTATCCAGCTATGACTTTCAGGGCATCCGCTGCCTGGTCGATGTGGGCGGCGGCCATGGTCAACTGCTCTCACAGATTTTGGCGGCTTATCCCGACCTCACGGGGATTCTCTACGATCAACCCGCCGTGGTTGCGGGTGCCGACAGTGTTTTGGCAGATGTGAGCGATCGCTGCGAAGTGGTCGGCGGTGATTTCTTTGCATCTGTGCCGGCTGGTGGTGACGCCTACCTGCTCAAGCACATCATTCACGACTGGGATGATGCTGACTCCCTCAAGATTTTGGCGAATTGTCGTCAGGTGATGCAGCCCGGCGATCGCTTGTTACTGCTCGAACAGGTGGTGCGGGCTGGCAATGAGCCCAACCTGGCCAAATGGCTGGACTTGAACATGTTGGTGATGACTCAAGGCGGCCGCGAACGCACCCAAGCAGAATTTGCAACACTCTTAGCCGATGCCGGTTTCCAGCTCAGTCAGATTCACGGCACCGCGAGCGAAGTCTGCATCATCGAAGGCCGAGCGATTTAAGATCTTGCCGATATTGAATCGATCAACAAGGTTAGGGTGTTTTTTCCTGATCCGTTTAGCCTTAACCCCGCAGCCAACACCGGACAGTTTTACCCGTGCGATCGCAATTCAGCCGATCGAGTCTCACCCGAAATCTTGTTGCGGGGGGAACTGGAGGAGTCGAGTCCCCCATCGTGCGTGCGGTGGGAGTACGCAGTCACCCCTACGGATAGAGGCTGTTAAAACCACACCAAGCAACCCCAAAGTTGTCCTAATTTAATTGCGGACTGCCGCGGCTCAAGGACTTTGGAGCGTGGCTACGAACTGCTCGATCTGCTGTTGATAACTGCCCAAGGTTTGCTCCACCCACTGGTGATCTTGGGCGTTGGCATAGAGATGGATCAGCGGATAGCTGGCGTCTGGTAAGACCAGCAGCCATTGATCGCCGCGATCGCCCTGAATCCGCAAGCCCTCCTGAAAGTTGAGGCGATCGGGCTCATGGCTTTCGAGGAGTTGCCGCATCAGGGTCCCTAGTAAATTGCGCGGGCAGCTCAGGGTTAGGTGGCGATGGGCAATACTCGGCAGTGACTCCACCCACTGGGACAGCGATCGCGATTGGCGATCGAGTCCTTCAATCAGCCGAGCAATGCCAAATATGGCATCAAAGCCAGCGTGCATCTCTGGAAAAATGAAGCCCAACTCGCCACTACCACCGAGGATGACATCCGGTAGATTGCGGCAAGCAGCCATCAATGCCGTCGGAGTCGGTCGACAACGATGCACGCGCCCGTGATAGCGCCAAGCAGTCTGATCTACAGCGCTGGAACTGGTCATCGGCACCACCACTGTGCCTCCCGGTCGCCGCAACCAACAGATTTCTGCCATCAAAACGGTCAGCTGTTCATGGTCCAGCGCCATTCCCTGCTCATCGACCAAGGTAAAACGCTCACCATTGGCCGCCACTTGCACGCCACAGTTAGCCTTAATCGCACTGACAACTTGGCCCATCTGCTCCAATAGAGACTGGCGTTCGTTTTCTGTGGGCGGTTGCTGGCGCAGGCTGGCATTGAGAATGACGGCATCGCAGCCAAACTCACTCAGCAGGAGCGGCAAAACCGCCCCCGAGACGGAGTAGGCGTAGTCGATCACAATTCGGTTGGGCGATCGCAGCAGCAAGTCGCGATCGAGGCGATCGCAAAACAACTGGCGGTAGAGCGGCAGGGTTTCGCTGACGGTGATCATCGTGCCGAGATCCTGCATGGGGACACGGCGCAAATCCTCCTGAAAGAACGCCGCTTCAATCCGCCGTTCTAAGGCGCGATCGACGGTCAAACCCTCGCGATCCAAAAACTCGATTAGGACATGGGTGGGCCAGAGTGGATCGAGACGGACATGGATACCGCCCACCACCGGCAACCGCGCCAGCATCGAGCGAGCGATCGGCACTGCTGCCGCTTCGAGGTTGCGAATCGTAATGCCCGTGGACATCAAGCCTGCAATCAGAGATCGCGTCACCATTTGCGAAATACTGCGCTGGTCGCGCGAGACCGTGACACTGCTACCGGGCGGTATGGTTGAGCCGTAGGCGACGCCCAACTTGACGGCAAACTCCGGCGTGATATCGACGTTGGCGATACCGCGCACACCGCCATCACTAAATAGGCGACGGCGGGCACTAGTTGCCCAAATCAAATTGAGGTTGACGATCGCGCCTGCTTCAATTTGCTTGCGGGGCCAAATCCGCACTTCGGCCTGAACCTGTGCTTCTTCTTGGAGACGACAGCCGCTGCCGATGACTGCACCCTCATGAATTTGCACATGGCGCTCCAGACGCAC
Protein-coding regions in this window:
- the pyrH gene encoding UMP kinase produces the protein MAYKRVLLKLSGEALMGDASYGIDPAVVQRIAQEIATVVQDGFQVAIVVGGGNIFRGIKGAAAGMERATADYVGMIATVMNAITLQDALEQLQVPTRVQTAIAMQEVAEPYIRRRAIRHLEKGRVVIFGSGTGNPFFTTDTTAALRAAEINADVVFKATKVDGVYDSDPKLNPQARRFTTLNYNYVLNHELGVMDSTAIALCKDNSIPIVVFDLFGEGNIRRAVQGEDIGTTVGGSCEVS
- the glpX gene encoding class II fructose-bisphosphatase; amino-acid sequence: MEKTIGLEIIEVVEQAAIASARLMGKGEKNEADRVAVEAMRVRMNQVEMLGRIVIGEGERDEAPMLYIGEEVGIYRDADKRAGVPAGKLVEIDIAVDPCEGTNLCAYGQPGSMAVLAISEKGGLFAAPDFYMKKLAAPPAAKGKVDINKSATENLKILSECLDRAIDELVVVVMDRPRHKELIQEIRQAGARVRLISDGDVSAAISCGFAGTNTHALMGIGAAPEGVISAAAMRCLGGHFQGQLIYDPEVVKTGLIGESRESNIARLQEMGITDPDRVYDANELASGQEVLFAACGITPGLLMEGVRFFKGGARTQSLVISSQSRTARFVDTVHMFDDVKTVSLR
- a CDS encoding glutamyl-tRNA reductase; its protein translation is MHLAVVGLSHRTAPVAVREKLSIPEQQVEAAIQQLKSYPHIEEVAILSTCNRLEIYCVTRATEPGVREITQFLSEHSHLPLGELRPHLFVLLHQDAVMHLMRVAAGLDSLVLGEGQILSQVKTMYKLGQQYEGVGRILNRLLKQAVTAGKRVRTETSIGTGAVSISSAAVELAQLKVIARDDRSDGNLAGQRVLILGAGKMSRLLVQHLIAKGADTIQILNRTLGRAEELAKQYGGDLQIQVGLLSGLMNAIVEADIVFTSTSATDPILDRAKLEMVLAPEQRLMLIDIAVPRNVAADVVELTSVESYNVDDLREVVAQNQESRRKLAEEAEALLEEEVDAFDNWWQSLDTVPTINCLRDKIEMIREQELEKALSRLGTEFGDKHQAVVEALTRGIVNKILHDPMVQLRSQQDIEARRRAVDALQMLFNLDPQGQLSS
- a CDS encoding TIGR03792 family protein, giving the protein MVVEWLKFAVPATEQAAFLAADAAVWTPLLSRYPGYLRKEVWQDPSDRDHLVMVIHWQSREQWKSIPEDVLIEGDRRFQAQLGREYPLVEAQEFAIVPQPEI
- a CDS encoding GNAT family N-acetyltransferase, which produces MQSAIAELNTDRLRLRAWQESDREPFAVLNADPGVMEHFPACLSRAESDDLVDRIEAHWQQWGFGLWAVEQKSDRAFIGFIGLKTVPFEADFTPAVEIAWRLAQPYWGQGFASEGAKATLQFGFEQLQLDTIVSFTAVCNQRSQRLMQRLGLQQVGTFEHPALPEGDRLRTHVLYRGDRQQWQAGLLG
- a CDS encoding SDR family oxidoreductase; amino-acid sequence: MRVLVVGATGRTGRCVVETAIAAGHSVRALVRSANPQPPLPEGVELVVGDLSDRASLEAALAGMDAVISAAGATPNLDPLGPFKVDYLGTTQLIDLAGAAGIQRFVLVSSLCVSRLLHPLNLFWLVLFWKRRAERYLQSSGLSYTIVRPGGLRSDRTRVPLKLTGPDELFDGSLPRLQVAEVAVEALINPAAANRIVEIVGDSSLPERSPAELLSA
- a CDS encoding methyltransferase, whose amino-acid sequence is MDASLLLRQITTGYWGSQALYVAAKLGIADQLVNGPRSCEDLAIVVGAKPEVLYRLLRALASLGIFTEVSDRQFALTPAAELLRSGTAGSLRNLVMMFGEEHYVAWGELLHSIQTGENAFEHHYGAPVFAYYAQHPASADIFNGAMSDMSRPDTAAVLSSYDFQGIRCLVDVGGGHGQLLSQILAAYPDLTGILYDQPAVVAGADSVLADVSDRCEVVGGDFFASVPAGGDAYLLKHIIHDWDDADSLKILANCRQVMQPGDRLLLLEQVVRAGNEPNLAKWLDLNMLVMTQGGRERTQAEFATLLADAGFQLSQIHGTASEVCIIEGRAI
- a CDS encoding mannose-1-phosphate guanyltransferase translates to MRAVLLAGGLGTRLRPLTCDRPKPMVPILNRPIAAHILQLLHRHGYQEILATLYYRPETIQQYFQEGQDWGVDLRYILEADRPLGTAGSVKNLTSQLQETFLVASGDCLSDFDLTAALAWHRQQQAIATVILARVDQPLEFGCVVCDRQQRIIRLIEKPDASELISDTVNSGFYILEPEALDYLPLDEPSDFATHLLPRLLAAGEVVTGYVDQGYWCDIGNRQAYQRAQLDALLGRVRLQANQMEWRPGIYVGEGTTIASSAQLEPPLWIGQHCYIGEEVQLKAGTVIGDESRIEAGACLDRAVVWNRVQIGQRSHLEGCVLADGVRLERHVQIHEGAVIGSGCRLQEEAQVQAEVRIWPRKQIEAGAIVNLNLIWATSARRRLFSDGGVRGIANVDITPEFAVKLGVAYGSTIPPGSSVTVSRDQRSISQMVTRSLIAGLMSTGITIRNLEAAAVPIARSMLARLPVVGGIHVRLDPLWPTHVLIEFLDREGLTVDRALERRIEAAFFQEDLRRVPMQDLGTMITVSETLPLYRQLFCDRLDRDLLLRSPNRIVIDYAYSVSGAVLPLLLSEFGCDAVILNASLRQQPPTENERQSLLEQMGQVVSAIKANCGVQVAANGERFTLVDEQGMALDHEQLTVLMAEICWLRRPGGTVVVPMTSSSAVDQTAWRYHGRVHRCRPTPTALMAACRNLPDVILGGSGELGFIFPEMHAGFDAIFGIARLIEGLDRQSRSLSQWVESLPSIAHRHLTLSCPRNLLGTLMRQLLESHEPDRLNFQEGLRIQGDRGDQWLLVLPDASYPLIHLYANAQDHQWVEQTLGSYQQQIEQFVATLQSP